The proteins below come from a single Zea mays cultivar B73 chromosome 8, Zm-B73-REFERENCE-NAM-5.0, whole genome shotgun sequence genomic window:
- the LOC100277895 gene encoding uncharacterized protein LOC100277895, whose translation MGEGRGRRDLTPRFLSTSQMAPPSANRSHQQLVVLPVLLLLLIRIPASAVAAADTSLSTLSYSHHCPNLPSALDLPGGEVSALGPDARVPVPEVSTGYFVGGDRIFGPDPSSQPRSFSLLPSSVARTTNASLLHVSATLTVSGGRRPFRDRGGRNLFEYDGRARHFRPRLPRFTGRRGSITFGLEGYYSTGSGDLCMVGTGSGRAADGSPVHFLPVVLRLGFPSPANVTRPFVTGRLENVDTISPIEPISLVAYTQEGYAYGESASCPPPPAGRLDALQVFENRNFSCAHLSSMLKSPFRLDYPSGSESTASSLGIHQSYMYVNRMHCNDDGAVRAYVAFTNQTELSRYYFMLGEKAVVVDGFWDQKSSRLCLKGCHVVKSGPSRADLAVGECGIGMSFWFPAVWSLQQRSFSAGLVWNASLKSGEAVAAGSSAITPNYRGNLSGLKYNYTKVDEAMKYYEKSGLNKNRKGKFPDSNSYQDLVFRFFVKRGGGSGYASPVTIGSMLFDGNSLVVQDPFSRHVTAEMKQRLLNVSYDIYYVGKWSLESFHRRHISAEGVYDTKTGSLCMIACRELNVSSDCEILVTAQFSSLDAKVAQHVKGAIKSLRKKTDPLFFETLDIASYGMYVEQVDASIWRMDIESTMTLISMTLACVFIAVQLFHVNKVPEALPAMSITMLVVLALGYMIPLVLNFDALFKNSNKQTVPLSGGGWLEVNEVMVRIITMVTFLLQLRLLQQAWSARSVDASKAESWAAEKKVLWICLPLYIIGGAITWVVHMRSNHSRRMLRQVVHLKPVEQHAFWEDLVSYCGLILDGFLLPQVILNVFSDSKVRALSPGFYIGSTLIRVLPHVYDVFRRQHFVPSLRPSYMYAGPRDDLFSLAWDIVIPCGALLLSALLFFQQWRGGAFFLCSKNRRTREYEMVSVASS comes from the coding sequence gaggTCTCCACCGGGTACTTCGTCGGCGGGGACCGCATCTTCGGCCCCGACCCCTCCTCCCAGCCGCGCTCCTTCTCGTTGCTCCCCTCCTCCGTCGCCCGCACCACCAACGCCTCGCTCCTCCACGTCTCCGCCACTCTCACCGTCTCCGGCGGGCGGCGCCCGTTCCGCGACCGCGGCGGCCGGAACCTCTTCGAGTACGACGGCCGCGCGCGCCACTTCCGCCCGCGCCTCCCGCGCTTCACGGGGCGGCGCGGCTCCATCACCTTCGGCCTGGAGGGCTACTACTCCACCGGGTCCGGGGACCTCTGCATGGTCGGCACCGGGTCCGGGCGCGCCGCCGACGGCTCGCCCGTGCACTTCCTCCCCGTCGTGCTCCGTCTCGGCTTTCCCAGCCCCGCCAACGTGACGCGGCCCTTCGTCACCGGTCGCCTCGAGAACGTTGACACCATCAGCCCCATCGAGCCCATCTCACTCGTCGCCTACACCCAGGAGGGCTACGCGTACGGGGAGAGCGCCTCCTGCCCGCCGCCGCCTGCGGGGAGGCTTGATGCGCTCCAGGTGTTCGAGAATAGGAATTTCTCGTGCGCCCATCTCAGTTCCATGCTCAAATCGCCGTTCAGGTTGGACTACCCGAGTGGCAGCGAGTCGACCGCATCTTCACTCGGGATTCACCAAAGCTACATGTATGTCAACCGGATGCACTGCAACGATGACGGCGCTGTCCGTGCTTATGTGGCGTTCACTAACCAGACAGAGTTATCAAGGTACTACTTCATGCTGGGCGAGAAGGCCGTCGTGGTGGATGGATTCTGGGATCAGAAGAGCAGCCGGCTTTGCCTCAAAGGGTGTCACGTGGTGAAGTCGGGGCCATCCCGTGCAGATTTGGCAGTAGGTGAGTGTGGAATTGGGATGAGCTTCTGGTTCCCGGCAGTGTGGTCGTTACAGCAACGGAGCTTTTCTGCTGGTCTGGTCTGGAATGCAAGTCTGAAAAGTGGTGAGGCCGTCGCTGCCGGTTCTAGTGCAATCACTCCCAACTATAGGGGCAATCTTTCTGGTTTGAAGTATAATTACACAAAGGTGGACGAGGCTATGAAATACTATGAGAAATCTGGATTGAACAAGAACAGGAAAGGGAAGTTCCCAGATAGCAATTCATACCAGGACTTGGTGTTCCGTTTTTTCGTGAAGAGAGGAGGCGGCTCTGGATATGCCTCACCTGTCACAATTGGGTCAATGTTGTTTGATGGTAACTCTTTGGTGGTTCAAGATCCCTTTTCTCGCCATGTCACAGCCGAGATGAAGCAAAGGCTGCTTAATGTCAGCTATGATATCTACTATGTTGGGAAATGGTCTCTAGAATCATTCCATCGTCGACATATCTCTGCCGAGGGTGTTTATGATACTAAGACAGGTTCCCTTTGCATGATCGCTTGTCGCGAGCTTAATGTCTCGTCAGATTGTGAAATCCTGGTGACTGCTCAGTTTTCTTCTTTAGATGCAAAAGTTGCACAGCATGTGAAAGGGGCGATCAAAAGCTTGAGGAAGAAGACTGACCCTCTTTTCTTTGAAACGCTGGACATTGCTTCATATGGGATGTACGTAGAGCAAGTGGATGCATCAATCTGGAGAATGGACATAGAAAGCACCATGACCTTGATCTCTATGACACTGGCGTGCGTCTTCATTGCTGTGCAGCTATTTCATGTCAACAAGGTCCCTGAAGCACTTCCCGCCATGTCGATCACCATGCTGGTCGTTCTGGCTTTGGGTTACATGATCCCTCTCGTGCTGAACTTTGACGCTCTCTTCAAGAACAGCAACAAGCAGACCGTTCCACTCTCAGGTGGCGGATGGCTTGAGGTGAACGAAGTCATGGTGCGGATCATTACCATGGTAACCTTTCTGCTGCAGCTGCGGCTTCTTCAGCAGGCCTGGTCCGCACGGTCCGTGGATGCAAGCAAAGCCGAGTCATGGGCTGCCGAGAAGAAAGTGCTCTGGATATGCCTGCCACTGTACATCATTGGCGGAGCTATTACTTGGGTTGTTCACATGAGGTCAAACCACAGCCGAAGAATGCTAAGGCAGGTTGTACACTTGAAGCCAGTTGAGCAGCATGCGTTCTGGGAGGACCTTGTGTCTTATTGTGGACTGATACTCGATGGGTTCCTGCTCCCTCAAGTGATCCTAAACGTGTTCTCAGACTCCAAAGTTAGAGCCCTCTCCCCAGGGTTCTACATCGGAAGCACCTTGATCCGTGTCCTGCCTCATGTGTACGATGTGTTCAGGAGACAGCACTTTGTTCCAAGCCTGAGACCATCTTACATGTATGCAGGCCCTCGTGACGACCTCTTCAGCCTCGCTTGGGACATCGTCATACCTTGCGGAGCACTGCTACTGTCGGCGCTCCTCTTCTTCCAGCAGTGGCGCGGAGGAGCTTTCTTCCTCTGTTCGAAGAACAGGAGGACGAGAGAGTACGAAATGGTTTCCGTGGCCAGCTCTTAA